One genomic window of Nicotiana sylvestris chromosome 10, ASM39365v2, whole genome shotgun sequence includes the following:
- the LOC138879269 gene encoding uncharacterized protein — protein sequence MADGGSGVDICLLSTLQRMEIGTERIRPNNVSVHAFNGIKRDTIGEIDLILTIGPVDFEVTFQILDMDTSYNFLLGRPWIYAAGAVPSTLHQMVKFQYEDQEIVVHGEDEQSIYRDPSVPCLKAREGSEHIVYQAFEVVVADQ from the coding sequence ATGGCGGATGGTGGATCAGGGGTCGACATATGCCTTCTCTCAACTTTACAAAGAATGGAGATTGGGACTGAGAGAATCAGGCCTAACAATGTCAGTGTACATGCCTTTAacggtatcaagagagacaccataggCGAGATTGATTTGATCTTGACTATCGGTCCTGTGGATTTCGAGGTGACATTTCAGATTCTAGACATGGACACTTCTTAtaatttccttttgggaaggcCTTGGATTTACGCGGCAGGGGCCGTACCttccactctccaccagatggtgaaatttcaATATGAAGATCAGGAAATTGTGGttcatggagaagacgagcagtcaatttaccgggacccatcagtcccatgtctcAAAGCCAGGGAAGGTAGCGAGCATATAGTTTATCAAGCCTTCGAGGTGGTGGTCGCAGATCAATGA